One Pyrenophora tritici-repentis strain M4 chromosome 5, whole genome shotgun sequence DNA window includes the following coding sequences:
- a CDS encoding KamA, Lysine 2,3-aminomutase: protein MLLSKILARSQPLRLSPPRLVPLLQQHRSQSTLEHQKPYWDHIPSWKEVSSDEFISYRWQLRNTVSDKHRLYQFLREALPDRLEPSKDAQLRRIRTKDDFIEEAIAAIKLAPMAIRLTPHVLSLVDWTKPLDDPIRKQFLPLRSGIIPDHKHLELDSLHEEDDSPVPGLVHRYPGRALFLATSICPVYCRFCTRSYAVGANTDTVSKKPQKPSRKRWEVVFQHIEKDETLQDIVVSGGDAYFLQPDHVKEIVYRLLNIPHIRRIRLASKGLAVAPGRILDDADPWTDALIEVSNKGREMGKQVCLHTHINHANEITWITRLAANKLFKHGVIVRNQSVLLKGVNNHKDTLLDLIKTLADMNIQPYYVYQCDMVQGIEDLRTPLQEIIDLDKELRGKLSGFMMPSFVIDLPGGGGKRLVSTMESYQNGEATYRAPGLPGVKGEMVYRYYDPKPVETKVLEEFQQEQLQALERGETLEQFFAQSAARARSSIALPRRVQQEPLHPPAPTGIPPEIMTPVSMPTTHANA, encoded by the exons ATGCTTCTCTCGAAGATCTTGGCCAGGAGCCAGCCCCTTCGGTTGAGCCCTCCTCGCCTGGTTCCTCTATTACAGCAGCATAGAAGTCAATCGACCCTCGAACATCAGAAGCCATATTGGGATCATATTCCCTCTTGGAAGGAGGTATCCAGTGACGAATTCATCTCTTACCGGTGGCAG CTCCGCAATACCGTGTCAGATAAGCACAGGCTCTATCAATTTCTCCGCGAAGCCCTGCCAGATAGACTAGAGCCCTCAAAGGATGCTCAACTCAGGAGAATTCGGACCAAGGATGATTTTATTGAGGAAGCG ATTGCTGCTATCAAGTTGGCGCCAATGGCCATCCGTTTGACCCCACATGTCCTGTCACTTGTTGATTGGACCAAGCCTTTGGACGACCCAATCCGCAAGCAGTTCCTTCCTCTCAGAAGTGGCATTATTCCAGACCATAAGCATTTAGAGCTGGACTCATTGCACGAAGAAGACGATAGCCCTGTCCCAGGTTTAGTCCATCGTTATCCCGGGAGAGCTTTGTTTTTAGCGACCTCGATCTGTCCTGTCTACTGTCGCTTCTGTACGCGTTCGTATGCAGTCGGCGCAAATACCGACACTGTGTCGAAGAAGCCACAAAAGCCTAGTCGAAAGCGATGGGAAGTCGTATTCCAGCACATTGAGAAAGACGAGACCCTCCAGGACATCGTTGTCTCAGGTGGTGACGCGTATTTCTTGCAACCAGATCACGTCAAGGAAATCGTTTACAGACTTCTCAACATCCCCCATATCAGACGTATTCGATTGGCTTCGAAAGGACTGGCCGTGGCACCGGGTCGTATTCTCGATGATGCCGATCCTTGGACTGATGCCTTGATCGAAGTATCTAACAAAGGCCGAGA AATGGGCAAGCAAGTGTGCCTACATACTCACATCAACCATGCCAACGAAATCACTTGGATCACGAGACTGGCCGCAAACAAGCTGTTCAAGCATGGTGTCATTGTGCGTAACCAGTCAGTCTTGTTGAAGGGAGTCAACAACCACAAGGATACGCTTCTGGACCTCATCAAGACGCTTGCGGACATGAACATCCAACCTTACTACGTTTACCAATGTGATATGGTGCAGGGCATCGAAGATCTCCGAACACCTCTCCAGGAGATTATCGACCTTGACAAGGAGCTTCGGGGGAAGCTGTCTGGCTTCATGATGCCATCCTTCGTGATCGATCTCCCTGGCGGCGGTGGGAAACGTCTCGTCTCCACCATGGAGAGCTACCAAAATGGTGAAGCCACCTACAGGGCCCCTGGTCTACCTGGAGTCAAGGGCGAGATGGTATACAGATACTATGACCCGAAGCCTGTGGAAACGAAAGTTCTTGAAGAGTTCCAACAAGAACAGCTCCAGGCGCTCGAGAGGGGCGAGACACTGGAGCAGTTCTTCGCCCAGTCTGCCGCTCGAGCACGTTCTTCCATCGCACTACCTAGACGTGTGCAACAGGAACCGCTACACCCGCCAGCGCCAACCGGAATACCTCCGGAGATAATGACACCGGTTTCAATGCCGACGACACACGCCAATGCATAA
- a CDS encoding GET2 multi-domain protein, giving the protein MADSSAPAPGAIPGESPAQTKARLRRERLAAKSGASRLQQITALQGGPPKDISELEKDIPVQPATTPSQFTPSVSGTATPDPDVVDISISQHHYAPASQTRLPSPFAFDGNQSGPFGPGQASDPSQDPMMAMLQQMMGAGAGGMPGMPGMPGAPGQAGAPPGMPPGLASMFSAMQGGGPAEPTPDQSSAWVWRLVHSILSLSLASYIVLKTHFTGSKLSRDNMPNDDWATQSTPTDNFAHFFYIFATFQVVLQSTRYFIEKGQLQGSGILSTIAGILPQPYSGYVRTVGRYSVIYSTVVSDAMVVVFVLGAASWWRGAAVA; this is encoded by the exons ATGGCCGACTCTTCTGCCCCCGCGCCTGGCGCAATCCCCGGCGAGTCTCCTGCTCAGACCAAAGCTAGACTGAGAAGGGAGCGTCTTGCAGCAAAGAGCGGTGCCTCTCGCCTGCAGCAGATCACGGCGCTACAAGGTGGACCGCCCAAAGATATCAGCGAACTCGAGAAAGATATACCAG TCCAACCCGCGACTACCCCGTCCCAATTCACTCCTTCTGTGTCTGGAACGGCGACGCCAGACCCGGATGTAGTAGACATTTCCATTTCACAGCATCACTACGCGCCGGCATCTCAAACCCGTCTTCCGTCGCCTTTTGCTTTCGATGGTAATCAATCTGGCCCATTCGGTCCTGGCCAAGCCTCGGACCCGTCGCAGGACCCCATGATGGCCATGCTCCAGCAAATGATGGGCGCGGGAGCGGGCGGTATGCCTGGTATGCCCGGTATGCCTGGCGCTCCAGGTCAGGCAGGCGCACCACCTGGTATGCCACCAGGTCTTGCCAGCATGTTCTCTGCCATGCAGGGCGGTGGTCCGGCTGAACCCACACCAGACCAATCTTCGGCTTGGGTCTGGCGTTTGGTGCACTCTATCTTGTCGCTCTCCCTTGCGTCCTACATCGTTCTGAAAACTCACTTCACCGGATCCAAGTTATCACGCGATAACATGCCGAATGATGATTGGGCCACCCAATCTACCCCTACGGACAACTTTGCGCACTTCTTCTATATCTTCGCTACCTTCCAGGTGGTCCTACAGTCGACACGCTATTTCATTGAAAAGGGTCAATTACAGGGCAGCGGAATCCTCAGCACCATTGCCGGCATATTGCCCCAGCCATATTCGGGCTACGTGAGAACCGTAGGCAGGTACAGCGTCATCTACAGCACGGTTGTGAGCGATGCCATGGTGGTAGTATTTGTCCTAGGCGCCGCGAGTTGGTGGCGAGGCGCTGCGGTCGCATGA
- a CDS encoding Glyco-transf-34 domain containing protein — protein sequence MPPRKTSRPPPYAARNQSGGIRIPPALKNLLRTKAGRLLAAGVLGFFVLIWMLSGSSGTSKRSSKVVGGWKPANIPKANIGSGPPVVIVTTIDPKANPTWVQKVKTNREEYAKKHGYLTFFPQNDQYPIGNSPLTWSRVPAIRHAMTMYPSSTFFWYLDHTALIMNQALPIHTNLLTAAKLETHMRVNAPVVPPDSVIKTFSNLKGDRIDFVVTQDKDGLAPSSFVVRNGEWAKFFLDSWFDPIYRSYNFQKAETHALEHIVQWHGTILAKLAMVPQNLLNSYASGPAASEGQYQQDHLVANFPGCDKEGRDCLKEQESYWKILDQAKN from the exons ATGCCCCCAAGAAAGACGTCGCGGCCACCGCCATATGCTGCGCGGAATCAGAGCGGCGGAATTAGGATACCACCGGCGCTCAAGAATTTGCTCCGGACTAAGGCAGGCCGATTACTAGCTGCCGGCGTTCTGGGCTTCTTCGTCCTGATATGGATGTTGAGCGGAAGTAGCGGTACTTCAAAGAGGAGTTCCAAAGTTGTTGGTGGTTGGAAACCGGCAAACATACCGAAGGCAAACATAGGGAGCGGACCGCCTGTGGTAATAGTCACGACTATAGATCCCAAGGCGAACCCGACGTGGGTACAAAAGGTCAAGACCAATAGGGAGGAATACGCCAAGAAGCACG GCTACCTGACCTTCTTCCCCCAAAACGACCAATATCCCATTGGCAACTCACCTCTGACATGGTCCCGCGTACCTGCGATCCGCCATGCCATGACCATGTACCCTTCCTCAACCTTCTTCTGGTACCTCGATCACACAGCCTTGATTATGAACCAAGCGCTGCCTATCCACACCAACCTCCTCACAGCCGCCAAACTCGAAACCCACATGCGGGTCAACGCCCCTGTCGTCCCCCCTGACAGTGTCATCAAGACCTTCAGCAACCTCAAGGGCGACAGAATAGACTTCGTCGTCACACAGGACAAGGACGGACTGGCACCAAGTAGTTTTGTAGTCCGAAACGGGGAGTGGGCAAAGTTCTTCCTAGACAGTTGGTTTGACCCCATCTACCGTAGCTACAACTTCCAAAAGGCCGAGACCCACGCTTTGGAACATATTGTACA ATGGCACGGCACAATCCTAGCTAAACTCGCAATGGTCCCGCAGAACCTCCTCAACTCGTATGCCAGTGGTCCCGCGGCTTCCGAAGGACAATACCAGCAAGATCATCTCGTTGCCAACTTCCCCGGCTGCGACAAGGAGGGCCGCGATTGCCTCAAGGAGCAGGAGTCATACTGGAAGATCCTTGATCAAGCCAAGAACTAA
- a CDS encoding peptidyl-tRNA hydrolase 2, mitochondrial precursor, with product MVLVVRTDLGMTKGKIGAQCGHATLACYKHFLRHSPNSEILKRWEKLGQAKVALQVKSEDDMQLLQAQALSLGLVAHIIHDAGRTQIASGSATVLGIGPAPKSVIDQVTGHLKLL from the exons ATGGTGCTTGTAGTTCGAACAGATCTCGGCATGACAAAGG GCAAGATTGGCGCACAATGCGGACACGCAACACTGGCTTGCTACAAGCACTTTCTTCGCCACTCGCCCAACTCCGAGATTCTAAAGCGCTGGGAGAAGCTAGGCCAAGCGAAGGTGGCGTTGCAGGTCAAGAGCGAAGACGATATGCAGCTGTTGCAGGCGCAAGCACTGAGCCTGGGGCTGGTGGCACATATCATCCACGATGCTGGGCGGACACAGATCGCGAGCGGGAGTGCGACAGTTCTAGGCATTGGTCCGGCACCCAAGAGCGTCATAGATCAAGTCACTGGGCATCTCAAGCTGCTATAG
- a CDS encoding mitochondrial 54S ribosomal bL28m domain-containing protein, whose translation MPPWCQLLSGRIPAQGLVLRSAQSTQRTYATAVTASVPAPAVKNPLTRRRGGDLGHHLPKDVIPRDAYIPPYPYGDHQLFKQANKGLYGHKRIRFGNNVSKKTETKTRRNWKPNVLQKSLYSVALKKKIKLVLAKHILKIIDREGGLDEYLLKDSEARIKELGPMGWALRWTLMQRPEVIDRLRADAAALGLDQSTIDEQWPTPAMIAEQKAARRTVTTDVENYNPEEYVFADTEEQVMWEPREELEKTNGLKFGKKAQSTEYKRAIIAAERYIRRGMVDSVEEGIKLAFIRAKEREEAFNANMTSFSEKLEAMDFTPEDLQDIKERLKRPKMSDLNAARLLHNERKKKELDEASGLEDRNAADTALEKERATAIAAQIAEAGGEEAYRAQRKAEYAQMIKEAEGASTNEALDPERREYLQMAMRKADIAIRAKAEASGSYAKAKAAYRRGLYEEFGDPNESSNRASRDEMLADGISWDAIVKSSNKR comes from the coding sequence ATGCCTCCCTGGTGTCAATTGCTAAGTGGGCGTATTCCGGCCCAGGGTCTGGTGCTCCGCTCTGCACAATCAACGCAGCGGACGTATGCGACGGCGGTGACGGCATCCGTGCCCGCGCCCGCTGTTAAGAATCCTCTTACACGACGACGCGGCGGCGACCTCGGCCACCATCTTCCCAAGGATGTCATCCCGAGAGATGCCTATATTCCCCCATACCCGTATGGCGACCACCAGCTGTTCAAGCAGGCCAACAAAGGTCTATATGGCCACAAAAGGATTCGCTTCGGCAACAATGTCTCCAAAAAGACAGAGACAAAGACACGGCGGAACTGGAAGCCCAATGTCCTCCAAAAGAGCCTGTACTCGGTCGCgttgaagaagaagataaaGCTGGTCCTTGCCAAGCATATACTCAAGATAATAGACCGTGAAGGTGGCCTAGACGAGTACCTGCTCAAAGACAGCGAGGCGCGCATCAAAGAGTTAGGACCCATGGGATGGGCGCTGCGATGGACCCTGATGCAGAGGCCTGAGGTTATTGATCGACTGAGAGCAGATGCTGCTGCACTGGGCCTAGACCAGTCAACAATTGACGAGCAATGGCCTACGCCAGCCATGATAGCCGAGCAGAAGGCTGCACGACGCACAGTCACGACAGACGTCGAAAATTATAATCCGGAAGAATACGTCTTCGCCGATACCGAAGAACAAGTAATGTGGGAGCCAAGAGAGGAGCTAGAAAAGACAAACGGACTCAAATTTGGCAAGAAAGCCCAATCCACGGAATACAAGAGGGCAATCATTGCTGCCGAACGCTATATCCGCCGCGGTATGGTAGACAGTGTAGAGGAAGGTATCAAACTGGCCTTCATACGAGCCAAAGAGCGCGAAGAGGCATTCAATGCCAACATGACCAGTTTCTCCGAAAAATTGGAAGCAATGGACTTCACCCCCGAGGATCTGCAGGATATCAAAGAGCGCTTAAAGCGACCCAAGATGTCAGACTTGAATGCTGCTAGGCTTCTCCACAATGAacggaagaagaaggaacTTGACGAGGCGAGTGGTCTGGAAGACAGGAATGCAGCAGACACTGCCCTTGAGAAGGAGAGGGCAACGGCGATTGCTGCTCAGATCGCCGAAGCTGGCGGAGAAGAAGCTTATCGCGCCCAAAGAAAAGCCGAGTACGCCCAGATGATCAAAGAAGCTGAGGGTGCTTCTACAAATGAGGCATTGGATCCTGAACGCCGAGAATATCTCCAGATGGCCATGCGCAAGGCAGACATAGCCATCAGAGCCAAAGCCGAAGCGTCCGGTAGCTATGCAAAAGCCAAAGCAGCATACAGGAGAGGATTGTATGAGGAGTTCGGCGACCCAAACGAGTCTTCTAATCGCGCATCGAGAGACGAAATGCTTGCTGATGGTATTTCCTGGGACGCCATCGTCAAGTCGAGTAACAAACGATGA